The following coding sequences lie in one Lentilactobacillus sp. SPB1-3 genomic window:
- a CDS encoding acryloyl-CoA reductase translates to MDKFNAIVIRENNDQLSFQREMIDLSMLSEGNVIVRVNYSSLNYKDMLAFQPNGGVIRSYPMIPGVDFSGEVVQSDDPNFVPGDEVLLTGYDVGVTHTGGFAEYARVPGKWLVHIPETMSMREAMIWGTAGFTAAMAVEKLQQLGMNDPKSRILVAGATGGVGSVAIALLKQLGFQSVTGLVHSGEREKIARDFGADHVITSSRLDKDQAPLTTEKYDFAIDAVGGEVTSQILPTISYGGSIAVTGNAGGNQLLTTVLPFILRAVSLVGIDSVAVKNDKRQAVWNILATDWDITDQLQVTEIGIDDIPDEVAKIQAGNHTGRTIIRF, encoded by the coding sequence ATGGACAAGTTTAATGCAATTGTAATTCGTGAAAATAATGACCAATTAAGTTTCCAAAGAGAGATGATCGATCTCTCAATGCTTTCCGAAGGTAATGTAATTGTTCGAGTTAACTACTCGTCACTAAACTATAAAGATATGTTGGCCTTTCAACCAAACGGAGGCGTAATCCGTAGTTACCCGATGATTCCAGGAGTTGATTTTAGTGGTGAAGTCGTCCAATCAGACGATCCTAATTTTGTTCCTGGCGACGAAGTTTTACTGACTGGGTATGATGTTGGAGTTACTCATACAGGTGGGTTTGCGGAGTATGCTCGAGTCCCAGGAAAATGGTTAGTTCATATTCCGGAAACTATGAGTATGAGAGAAGCCATGATTTGGGGAACTGCTGGTTTTACGGCTGCGATGGCAGTGGAAAAGCTGCAGCAACTTGGGATGAATGATCCCAAATCAAGAATATTGGTTGCGGGAGCAACTGGTGGCGTTGGAAGCGTGGCAATCGCTTTGCTTAAGCAGTTAGGATTTCAATCTGTGACAGGCTTAGTTCATTCGGGAGAACGGGAAAAAATTGCCCGTGATTTTGGTGCAGATCACGTTATTACATCGAGTCGGTTAGATAAAGATCAAGCTCCATTAACTACCGAAAAGTATGACTTTGCTATTGATGCTGTTGGTGGCGAAGTAACTAGTCAAATACTACCAACTATTTCTTATGGTGGTTCAATTGCTGTTACTGGTAACGCAGGCGGTAATCAGTTGTTAACCACTGTATTGCCATTTATTTTGCGAGCAGTATCATTAGTCGGGATTGATTCAGTTGCAGTTAAAAATGACAAACGACAAGCTGTTTGGAACATCTTGGCAACTGATTGGGACATTACCGATCAACTACAAGTTACTGAAATCGGAATTGACGATATTCCGGATGAGGTTGCTAAGATTCAGGCAGGTAACCATACTGGAAGAACGATTATTAGATTTTAA
- a CDS encoding acetoin reductase, which yields MTKLAIVTGSGQGIGKAVANKLSQQGYAIGVLDINAETAKQTASELIEKGYEAKAYPVDVADEEKFSEAVDQAITDLGELAVFVNNAGEAFIDSIIDSEPAKIKRLIDVNLLGTFWGIRIAAKRFIAQGNGGRIINAASLAGVEASALQSAYSASKFGVRGLTQSASKELAKYQITVNAYNPGVVRTPMRDAIDKRTAAIKSKSISDQQRNVLSEISLGREATPEDVANVVSFFASPEGSYITGQSILVDGGMEYR from the coding sequence TTGACAAAGTTAGCAATTGTAACAGGTTCTGGACAGGGAATTGGCAAGGCAGTGGCCAATAAGTTAAGTCAACAAGGTTATGCGATCGGCGTTTTAGATATTAATGCTGAGACGGCAAAACAAACAGCAAGTGAATTAATTGAGAAAGGTTATGAGGCCAAAGCTTATCCGGTAGATGTGGCAGATGAAGAGAAATTTTCTGAAGCAGTTGATCAGGCAATCACTGATTTGGGCGAGTTAGCTGTTTTCGTTAATAATGCTGGTGAGGCGTTTATTGATTCAATTATTGATTCAGAGCCAGCCAAAATTAAAAGATTGATAGATGTTAATTTGTTGGGAACATTTTGGGGAATTAGAATTGCCGCCAAGCGTTTTATTGCTCAGGGAAATGGTGGTCGAATCATCAATGCAGCCTCATTGGCCGGCGTTGAAGCCTCTGCATTACAAAGTGCTTATTCTGCTTCTAAATTTGGAGTTCGTGGACTGACTCAGTCCGCTTCAAAGGAATTAGCAAAGTATCAAATTACAGTGAATGCTTATAATCCAGGTGTGGTTAGGACACCGATGCGAGATGCGATTGACAAGAGAACGGCAGCAATTAAATCTAAGTCAATTTCCGATCAACAACGGAATGTTTTATCTGAGATCTCGTTAGGTCGAGAGGCAACTCCAGAGGATGTCGCCAATGTGGTTAGTTTCTTTGCATCACCAGAAGGTAGTTATATCACTGGTCAGTCAATTTTGGTTGATGGCGGCATGGAATATCGTTAA
- a CDS encoding fructose permease has translation MNEVHSSIENPKTLSPSMATFYFIISLIINSAGNVLTLVTSAKIHPSFLGSAYWTAAEANLGTALHWNLFWAFLILGMLISLLNAVLVGKFNLKRILGNLIFMVPFSAMIQIFEDFFLGKYPVFSGLPDANTPLMIGFYVFLNFFGVALIGTAISIYQRVNFVLHPADDLMQILRFKYFNGNAAIAMWVSYIPPTIMAILAIIITRQFTNFGLGTIFAFLCQGAVTGWADKRIFRGLKHQKLDVGKKVTE, from the coding sequence ATGAATGAAGTTCATTCGAGCATTGAAAATCCGAAGACTTTATCGCCTTCGATGGCAACATTTTACTTTATCATATCGCTAATAATTAATTCTGCGGGGAATGTTTTAACCTTAGTAACTAGTGCTAAGATTCACCCATCATTTTTGGGATCGGCATATTGGACTGCTGCTGAGGCAAACTTAGGAACCGCACTTCATTGGAATTTGTTCTGGGCGTTCTTGATTTTAGGAATGTTGATTTCTTTGTTAAACGCCGTTCTGGTTGGTAAATTTAACTTGAAGAGGATTCTTGGAAACTTGATTTTTATGGTGCCATTTTCAGCAATGATCCAAATTTTCGAAGATTTCTTTCTTGGCAAATACCCTGTGTTTAGTGGGTTACCAGATGCTAATACGCCATTAATGATTGGCTTCTATGTCTTTCTAAATTTCTTTGGAGTAGCGTTGATTGGAACTGCAATTTCAATTTATCAACGAGTTAATTTTGTTTTACATCCCGCTGATGATTTAATGCAGATTTTGCGATTCAAATATTTTAATGGTAATGCTGCAATTGCGATGTGGGTTTCATATATTCCACCAACAATTATGGCAATCTTGGCAATTATCATTACTCGTCAATTTACTAACTTTGGTTTGGGAACCATCTTCGCATTTCTTTGCCAAGGAGCCGTAACTGGCTGGGCAGATAAACGAATCTTTAGAGGATTGAAGCACCAAAAGTTAGATGTTGGTAAAAAAGTAACGGAATAG
- a CDS encoding bifunctional metallophosphatase/5'-nucleotidase, protein MYHRYNLVPRHGPTIIVLTFFITLIILGIPIMASQSNTQVPIQILGVNDIHGGLQTTGKLVMDQKSVTNAGGLARLGGYLDQTESDFKILNPKSVTMRVQAGDMVGASPANSALLDDGPTLASLKAMHIQVGILGNHEFDHGIDQYLKEVNGNAPSTQGIKNQQQVSAIKQYPFANTGMKLLAANVIDKQTHEIPNGYSAYTIKTIKNPNNHQTGKIGFIGILNTNLPGIAKKYDLLNEASTIAKYDKILRAKGVHAIIVLGHTGAVTQNGETTGDAVNDIYQLQKIDPDNSVDAFFAAHSHQYANGSIDGIPIMQAGFQGRAYSDLVGKFDFLTDDFVPDSLNPSVKPVYSTMDDPTSTFNHDKSFASITNIIKDANRRVAPIINTKVGSISDGQSISNDLSTTNESQAAYVVVDAQRAVANEQGHKTDIAITSNDSIRSGMDASANGDVTLGTLYNMQPYGNSQPIVELTGDQIIQLLNEQYTKSQLYFLQLSGLTYHYKSVNDGNQIATVSDVKVNDQPINPTTKYRVLTNDYLSTGGDGYTAFTKGTIVDNAGQDIDLLTDYMQTKSPIPTPQLNRKINS, encoded by the coding sequence ATGTATCATCGTTACAACTTGGTTCCACGTCATGGACCAACAATCATTGTTTTAACATTTTTCATCACTTTAATTATCCTAGGGATTCCGATTATGGCCTCACAGTCAAACACTCAGGTTCCCATCCAAATCTTGGGAGTCAATGATATTCATGGTGGCTTGCAAACTACAGGAAAATTAGTAATGGATCAAAAATCAGTTACTAATGCTGGTGGTCTTGCCAGATTAGGTGGGTATCTTGATCAAACGGAATCAGATTTTAAGATTCTTAATCCTAAATCTGTCACAATGCGCGTCCAAGCTGGTGATATGGTGGGTGCAAGCCCTGCAAATTCAGCTTTGCTTGATGATGGCCCAACTCTAGCCTCATTAAAAGCTATGCATATTCAAGTGGGAATTCTTGGGAATCATGAATTCGATCATGGGATTGATCAATATTTAAAGGAAGTTAACGGTAATGCCCCTTCTACGCAAGGAATTAAAAATCAACAACAGGTTTCTGCAATCAAACAATATCCTTTCGCAAATACTGGAATGAAGCTGTTAGCAGCGAATGTAATTGATAAACAAACCCATGAAATCCCCAACGGATATTCTGCTTATACCATTAAAACTATCAAGAATCCTAATAATCACCAAACTGGAAAAATTGGATTTATTGGAATTCTGAATACTAACTTACCTGGAATTGCCAAAAAATATGATTTATTAAATGAGGCGTCCACAATCGCCAAATATGACAAAATTCTACGAGCCAAAGGTGTTCACGCAATCATTGTATTAGGACATACCGGTGCAGTTACCCAAAATGGTGAAACCACGGGAGATGCTGTTAACGATATTTACCAGTTACAAAAAATTGATCCTGATAATAGTGTCGATGCCTTTTTTGCCGCTCACAGTCACCAATACGCAAATGGTTCAATTGACGGTATTCCAATAATGCAGGCTGGCTTTCAAGGAAGAGCATATTCAGACCTTGTCGGAAAATTTGATTTTCTAACAGACGATTTTGTTCCAGACAGTCTGAATCCATCAGTTAAACCAGTTTATTCAACAATGGATGACCCAACTTCAACTTTTAATCACGATAAATCCTTTGCTTCAATCACAAATATTATTAAGGATGCTAACAGGCGTGTTGCACCAATCATCAACACTAAAGTCGGCAGCATTTCAGACGGTCAATCAATCAGTAATGATTTATCGACTACTAATGAATCCCAAGCAGCTTACGTTGTAGTAGATGCTCAACGAGCAGTCGCTAATGAACAAGGTCACAAAACCGATATTGCAATAACTAGTAATGACTCAATTCGTAGTGGTATGGATGCATCTGCTAATGGTGACGTAACCTTGGGAACTTTGTATAACATGCAACCTTATGGAAATAGCCAACCAATAGTTGAGTTAACTGGTGACCAGATCATCCAATTACTTAATGAACAATATACAAAGTCACAATTATACTTCTTACAATTATCCGGACTGACCTATCACTATAAATCTGTAAATGATGGTAATCAGATTGCAACAGTTTCAGATGTAAAGGTAAATGATCAACCAATTAATCCAACCACCAAATACCGAGTTCTCACTAACGATTACTTATCAACTGGAGGAGACGGTTATACCGCATTTACAAAAGGAACAATTGTTGATAACGCGGGACAAGATATTGACTTACTAACAGATTATATGCAAACAAAAAGTCCCATCCCAACACCACAATTAAATCGTAAAATTAATTCTTAA
- a CDS encoding zinc-dependent alcohol dehydrogenase family protein yields the protein MKALVLEGVEKLEIEDIKPQELKPNEVLINTAYAGICGTDHALYAGLPGSADAVPPIVLGHENSGVVAEVGSEITDLKVGDRVSVDPNIYCGQCEFCLTDRPELCNNLSAIGVTRNGGLEQQFTAPASVVYPVPDNVSLKAAATVEPISCAIHGVKLLKVTPYQKALVIGDGFMGQIFAQVLQAYGIHQVDLAGRSDAKLANNKEHFGVTNTFNTEKDQIPADYDVVIEAVGLPSTQEQAIAATKKGAQVLMFGVGKPTQKFTMNTYEIFQKQLTIQGSFINPYSFKDSLALLSSGKLNVEDLISHVLKLEEVEDFVQGKISNVSKAVVKVGNQD from the coding sequence ATGAAAGCACTTGTATTAGAAGGCGTAGAAAAACTTGAAATTGAAGACATTAAGCCCCAAGAACTAAAACCAAACGAAGTACTGATCAATACTGCATATGCAGGTATTTGTGGTACTGATCACGCATTGTATGCTGGATTACCAGGTTCAGCGGATGCTGTGCCACCTATTGTGTTAGGTCATGAAAATTCAGGGGTAGTTGCTGAAGTTGGTTCAGAAATCACTGACTTAAAAGTTGGCGACCGTGTATCAGTTGACCCTAACATTTACTGCGGCCAGTGCGAATTTTGTTTAACCGATCGTCCAGAATTATGTAACAATCTTTCCGCTATTGGAGTTACAAGAAACGGTGGTTTGGAACAACAGTTTACTGCACCAGCTTCAGTAGTTTATCCAGTTCCTGATAATGTTTCGCTAAAAGCAGCTGCCACTGTTGAACCCATCTCATGTGCCATTCATGGTGTTAAATTGCTTAAAGTAACTCCATATCAAAAGGCACTAGTCATTGGTGATGGATTCATGGGTCAGATTTTTGCCCAAGTTTTACAAGCATACGGTATTCACCAAGTCGACTTGGCTGGTAGAAGCGATGCTAAACTTGCAAACAATAAAGAACATTTTGGCGTTACTAACACTTTTAATACCGAAAAAGATCAAATTCCAGCTGACTACGATGTAGTTATTGAGGCCGTTGGTTTACCATCAACTCAAGAACAAGCAATCGCCGCTACTAAGAAGGGTGCTCAAGTATTGATGTTTGGTGTTGGTAAGCCTACACAAAAATTCACTATGAACACATATGAAATTTTCCAAAAACAATTGACTATCCAAGGTTCATTCATTAATCCTTACTCATTCAAAGACTCACTTGCATTACTTTCAAGTGGAAAATTGAACGTTGAAGACTTGATCAGCCATGTTCTGAAGCTTGAAGAAGTTGAGGACTTTGTACAAGGCAAGATCAGTAATGTAAGTAAGGCCGTTGTTAAAGTCGGTAATCAAGATTAA
- a CDS encoding shikimate kinase, protein MDLILVGFMGSGKTTIGRLLANRLGKDYFDLDEMIVERAGMSIPEIFKILGEEEFRKIEQQCLKDAEQLSGVLGTGGGTPTFEGNQQILIQMGAPVVLLQASIETTLSRIAGNDDRPLVKKFGSDGLKHLLEQRQADYGLVSDVQIVTDNLAPMEVVHKIVNQIKVVE, encoded by the coding sequence ATGGATTTGATATTAGTTGGCTTTATGGGCAGTGGTAAAACAACGATTGGTAGATTATTGGCTAACCGATTGGGAAAAGATTACTTTGACCTAGATGAAATGATAGTTGAGCGGGCAGGAATGTCGATTCCAGAAATATTCAAAATTCTTGGTGAAGAAGAATTCAGAAAAATTGAGCAGCAATGTTTAAAAGATGCCGAGCAACTTTCCGGTGTTTTAGGTACAGGTGGTGGAACACCAACCTTTGAAGGCAATCAACAAATCCTAATTCAAATGGGTGCCCCTGTTGTCCTATTACAAGCCTCGATTGAAACTACTTTGTCCAGAATAGCTGGCAATGACGATAGGCCATTAGTGAAAAAATTTGGTTCTGACGGTTTAAAACATTTACTAGAACAACGCCAAGCTGATTACGGATTGGTAAGTGACGTTCAAATAGTGACTGACAACTTAGCACCGATGGAAGTCGTTCACAAAATTGTGAATCAAATCAAGGTGGTGGAGTAG
- a CDS encoding shikimate dehydrogenase encodes MNDANTKLYGLLAHPAHHSMSPLIHNTAFAQLKINATYLAFDVDQPKVQPILESMKLMEIGGVNLSMPFKGTVVPYLDSLSESAKKLEAVNTIVNDDGRLRGYNTDGQGFLGALTNQGISMTDKQVIVLGAGGAARAIILASVKSGAREVIVIKRDNATFQATKHELESWSKRVKVISFAEHDVLINLMQTADILVNGTNVGMAGNDELPLQKSELAELHSGQVVFDAIYFPLTTPLLRIAKQQGCVAMNGTGMLVFQAAAAFKLWTGTDMPVDVVMKAVNDEILRRSK; translated from the coding sequence ATGAATGATGCTAACACAAAATTATATGGATTACTGGCTCATCCAGCACATCACAGTATGTCACCTTTGATTCACAACACGGCATTTGCTCAGTTAAAGATTAATGCAACCTATCTAGCGTTTGATGTTGATCAACCTAAAGTTCAGCCAATCTTGGAATCTATGAAACTCATGGAAATTGGTGGTGTTAATTTGTCGATGCCATTTAAAGGCACGGTGGTCCCATATTTAGATTCATTATCAGAATCGGCGAAAAAACTGGAGGCTGTCAATACAATCGTTAACGATGATGGCCGGTTAAGAGGATATAATACTGACGGTCAGGGATTTCTAGGTGCGTTGACTAACCAAGGCATTTCTATGACGGATAAACAAGTGATTGTCTTAGGTGCAGGCGGTGCGGCCAGAGCCATTATTCTCGCATCAGTAAAATCCGGAGCTAGAGAAGTAATAGTTATTAAACGCGATAATGCCACCTTTCAGGCCACAAAACATGAATTAGAAAGTTGGAGTAAGAGAGTCAAAGTAATTTCATTTGCTGAACATGATGTTTTAATTAATTTAATGCAGACAGCAGATATCTTGGTGAATGGAACGAATGTTGGAATGGCTGGCAATGATGAACTACCATTGCAAAAATCAGAGTTGGCTGAGTTGCATTCCGGCCAAGTAGTGTTTGATGCAATTTATTTCCCGCTGACTACTCCATTATTAAGAATTGCAAAGCAACAGGGATGCGTGGCGATGAACGGAACTGGCATGCTAGTTTTTCAAGCAGCGGCGGCTTTTAAATTATGGACGGGCACAGATATGCCAGTTGATGTGGTGATGAAAGCTGTTAATGATGAGATTTTGCGCAGATCAAAATAG
- a CDS encoding VOC family protein — MSLNDYITGVQHIGIPAKDLDETIAFYEKLGFEKAGDFPNGDNRCAFMRLGNLTIETYNGEITEVRDEGSISHISINTTDVEKAFDEAHKLGLNVIDSEIQSIPSFWDNGIRFFNVLGPNNEKLEFCQIL; from the coding sequence ATGAGCCTAAATGATTACATTACTGGAGTTCAACATATTGGAATTCCAGCTAAAGATTTGGATGAAACAATCGCTTTTTATGAAAAGCTAGGATTCGAAAAAGCTGGTGATTTTCCGAACGGAGATAATCGCTGTGCCTTTATGAGATTAGGAAATTTAACTATTGAAACTTATAACGGTGAAATTACTGAAGTTCGGGATGAAGGATCAATCAGTCATATTTCAATCAATACGACTGATGTTGAAAAAGCCTTTGATGAGGCCCACAAATTAGGACTAAACGTTATTGACAGTGAGATTCAGTCAATCCCATCGTTTTGGGATAATGGGATTCGCTTCTTCAACGTTTTGGGACCCAATAATGAAAAATTGGAATTCTGCCAAATTTTATAA
- a CDS encoding histidine phosphatase family protein has translation MKLSTKLLTIASITGMAGIITVSMPSASINVNAAKKTTKKVVKKTKSTTIYLTRHGETTGNVMGRVQGWSDFPLTSNGIKVANQLGYGLKGIKFSSAYAGNLIRQEVTAKQALKYSGNSKVKVNISKFLREGGYGSFEGDSIATDNNEIAGVYGYKDGTEFQQATGKNYWNLLQDAYYRLDQKNAHNTKLANDDRAESSAMVQQRMTSELKKIAKTTQKRGGGNVLVVSSGMSINEYLSTMAPNYTGAAIPNAAVTKLTYKNGKLSVSGPIASLSYVNKGAKLMK, from the coding sequence ATGAAACTATCAACTAAATTATTAACAATCGCAAGTATTACAGGAATGGCTGGCATAATAACCGTGTCAATGCCCTCAGCTTCAATAAATGTGAATGCCGCCAAAAAGACCACAAAAAAAGTTGTTAAAAAAACTAAGTCAACCACTATTTATCTCACCCGCCACGGAGAAACAACCGGAAACGTTATGGGACGGGTTCAAGGTTGGAGTGATTTCCCCCTAACTAGCAACGGAATTAAGGTCGCTAATCAACTAGGTTATGGGCTAAAAGGTATTAAATTCTCTAGCGCTTATGCTGGTAACCTAATTCGACAAGAAGTTACTGCCAAGCAAGCTTTGAAATATTCTGGCAACTCTAAAGTTAAAGTAAATATCTCTAAATTCTTGCGTGAAGGTGGTTACGGTAGTTTCGAAGGTGACAGTATTGCAACTGATAACAATGAAATTGCTGGTGTTTACGGATATAAAGATGGCACTGAATTTCAACAAGCAACCGGTAAGAACTATTGGAATTTACTTCAAGATGCCTATTATCGTTTAGATCAAAAAAATGCTCACAATACCAAGTTAGCAAATGATGATCGGGCAGAAAGCTCTGCTATGGTTCAACAAAGAATGACTAGTGAACTAAAGAAAATTGCCAAAACAACCCAAAAACGTGGCGGTGGCAATGTACTAGTAGTTAGCTCCGGAATGTCGATCAATGAATATCTCTCAACCATGGCTCCAAATTACACAGGTGCAGCCATTCCCAATGCAGCCGTTACAAAATTGACTTACAAAAATGGCAAGTTAAGCGTAAGTGGACCAATCGCATCACTAAGCTATGTAAATAAAGGTGCCAAATTAATGAAGTAA
- a CDS encoding MetQ/NlpA family ABC transporter substrate-binding protein has translation MKSKKSIGYIIVALLAVTLVGFGIHSFTANSASKDSDIVVGSQGSDYDIWQHIAKSPQAKKLGLHISVKQINDGVQLNKATTDGTVDVNAFQSWSYLQAYNKENKAGQLKALGTTYLEPLGIYSNKYKNVKDIPNGTTVAIVNNPANTSRDLLLLQSAGLLKLKPGFNALGDTRDIASNPRHLKFDEIDDTTGPRVLKSVPVVLISNKVALEGNLNVLKDSIFHEQVNDSTKDNINVLATAKKNANNDKYKKLINLYHEPAIQKYIKAKYDGTKVEVKKPLSYLNK, from the coding sequence ATGAAATCAAAAAAGAGTATTGGATATATCATAGTTGCATTGTTGGCAGTCACCTTAGTAGGATTTGGTATCCACTCGTTTACAGCAAATTCAGCTAGTAAAGATAGCGACATCGTCGTTGGATCACAAGGGTCTGATTATGACATTTGGCAACATATCGCCAAAAGTCCGCAAGCGAAAAAATTGGGACTCCATATTAGTGTTAAGCAAATCAATGATGGGGTCCAACTAAACAAGGCAACTACTGATGGCACAGTTGATGTTAATGCTTTTCAGTCATGGTCGTATTTGCAAGCCTACAACAAGGAAAACAAAGCGGGTCAATTAAAGGCATTAGGAACTACATACTTAGAACCATTAGGAATTTATTCAAATAAATATAAAAACGTGAAAGATATTCCTAATGGAACTACCGTAGCCATTGTCAATAATCCCGCTAACACATCTAGGGATTTACTACTTCTTCAAAGTGCGGGTTTGTTGAAATTAAAGCCTGGATTTAATGCATTAGGAGACACTAGAGATATTGCTTCTAATCCGCGTCATTTAAAGTTTGATGAAATTGATGACACTACTGGTCCTCGAGTATTGAAAAGCGTTCCGGTGGTCTTGATCTCAAACAAAGTGGCCTTAGAAGGTAATTTGAATGTGCTAAAGGATTCAATTTTTCATGAACAAGTCAACGACAGTACTAAGGACAATATCAACGTCTTGGCAACTGCTAAGAAAAATGCGAATAATGACAAATACAAAAAGTTGATTAATTTATATCATGAACCAGCAATCCAAAAATACATCAAGGCAAAGTACGACGGCACGAAAGTAGAAGTTAAGAAACCACTTAGTTATCTGAATAAATAA
- a CDS encoding iron-containing alcohol dehydrogenase: MENFSFKNPTDIRFGKDRIDSELRDVIISFGKNVLLVYGGQSVKRSGLYDRVIKALDGLNIIELPGIEPNPKIDSVRKGQQLVKDNNIDVILAVGGGSVIDASKVIGSARYYEGDPWDLVLDSAKRMTLNQLPLVDILTLSATGSEMNRGSVISNPETHQKFGTGGPNTPAVSFLDPSLTFTVPTRQTAAGSMDIMSHLIEQYFDRSINNDVSKGLIEGLMRSVIKWAPVAIKEPDNYDARANLMWNATMALNGIVGLGDVNNWTVHPMEHELSAYYDITHGVGLGILTPRWLKAVQKDPSTHELLARFAKNVWGINNSDEDEAGSEAIKETYNWISSLGFEMTLPEVGIKDETNFDAMAESAVTTGDLSKNGYIKLTPEDVKNIYRDSMTPENF, translated from the coding sequence ATGGAAAATTTTAGCTTTAAAAATCCAACTGATATCAGATTCGGTAAGGATCGAATTGATAGTGAACTACGTGATGTGATCATAAGTTTTGGTAAGAATGTCTTACTAGTATATGGTGGACAATCAGTGAAACGGTCAGGACTATATGACCGAGTAATTAAGGCATTAGATGGACTAAATATCATTGAGTTACCTGGGATTGAACCTAATCCAAAGATTGATTCAGTTCGCAAGGGACAACAATTAGTTAAGGATAACAACATTGATGTTATTTTAGCTGTTGGTGGTGGTTCAGTAATTGATGCAAGTAAGGTTATTGGTTCTGCTAGATATTACGAAGGCGATCCTTGGGATCTAGTTCTTGATTCTGCTAAACGTATGACCTTAAATCAATTACCACTTGTTGACATTTTGACATTATCAGCCACTGGTTCCGAAATGAATCGTGGCTCAGTAATTTCAAATCCAGAAACTCATCAAAAGTTTGGCACTGGTGGTCCTAATACTCCAGCAGTTTCATTCCTTGATCCTAGTTTGACATTCACTGTGCCAACCAGACAAACTGCTGCTGGATCAATGGATATTATGAGTCATTTGATTGAGCAATATTTTGATCGTTCAATTAATAATGATGTTTCTAAAGGTTTGATTGAAGGTTTGATGCGTTCAGTAATTAAGTGGGCTCCCGTTGCAATTAAAGAGCCTGATAACTATGATGCTCGTGCTAACTTGATGTGGAATGCTACTATGGCTTTAAATGGAATTGTTGGTTTGGGTGACGTTAATAACTGGACTGTCCATCCAATGGAACATGAACTATCAGCATACTATGATATTACTCATGGTGTTGGTTTAGGAATTTTGACACCTCGTTGGTTAAAGGCAGTTCAAAAGGATCCTTCAACTCATGAATTACTTGCTAGATTTGCTAAAAACGTTTGGGGAATTAATAACTCAGACGAAGATGAAGCAGGTAGTGAAGCAATTAAAGAAACCTATAACTGGATAAGTTCTCTAGGATTTGAAATGACATTGCCTGAAGTAGGTATTAAAGACGAAACCAACTTTGATGCAATGGCTGAAAGTGCTGTAACCACAGGCGATCTTAGTAAAAATGGTTATATCAAATTGACACCAGAAGATGTTAAAAATATCTATCGTGATTCAATGACTCCAGAAAATTTTTAA